A DNA window from Carassius gibelio isolate Cgi1373 ecotype wild population from Czech Republic chromosome A8, carGib1.2-hapl.c, whole genome shotgun sequence contains the following coding sequences:
- the LOC128018121 gene encoding uncharacterized protein LOC128018121 — protein MDSIEKAIQAVLPQLDEAKLETLVNELVKVGVEGPDDLQFIQEDDIKHLLTPIQCRKIIHSLKVCNAGPSNPQLSPSSSEPLSVAYSSTCPISSISPISAWVNSFEVPWNKVRLTLRRAVDAGERPAPDDRRHLIKVTVDAMRERSLNPTRRECVVVAKAITQKYPNSFLDKNEEGELIGCGYFSIINQLKTRVEYLNRGNPLSRLRKHKRTQRDDEDGDDDQPAVATCARIDSYGCVRWQPADYPDGETSASLEEKKLEMIDIFSREGLKGAERGRVEDLMAITYAKQREYINAKPSPSILDVGKEWPFLFSQKFLLSHFTTLTNVELYTRLNEDMDKKGKRLLDFFSSQITKWRKEVRAVLKEAIKKDREGSDGLAAMLVMLAHFKEQEESIFLIADETTTPADAEAQLSLPVTPRIIMLGETILTAKKWMLSIEGRVVIPPGAHMADFTTALAALFACYYVFNLEYQVEASTTLEFVQRFLVRINPDSNKCTAKEQMSKTTGRVVKRKTSYMNPHVISFIRDFTEFYLLTD, from the exons ATGGACTCCATTGAGAAGGCAATACAGGCCGTGCTACCACAGCTAGATGAAGCAAAGCTTGAAACTTTAGTCAATGAGTTGGTGAAAGTAGGTGTTGAAGGACCAGATGATCTACAGTTTATTCAAGAAGATGACATCAAACATCTGCTCACACCCATTCAGTGCAGAAAAATTATTCATTCCTTGAAAG TGTGTAATGCAGGTCCTTCAAATCCCCAGCTGAGCCCTTCATCGTCTGAGCCACTGTCAGTTGCCTATTCCAGCACATGCCCCATATCATCTATAAGTCCCATCTCTGCATGGGTGAACAGTTTTGAGGTGCCATGGAACAAAGTGAGGCTGACTCTTAGAAGAGCAGTAGATGCTGGTGAGAGGCCAGCTCCGGATGACCGCAGACACTTGATAAAAGTCACTGTTGATGCGATGAGAGAGCGTTCCTTGAACCCTACTCGCAGAGAGTGTGTGGTAGTGGCTAAAGCTATAACTCAAAAATATCCAAATAGCTTTTTAGACAAAAATGAAGAGGGGGAGCTAATTGGATGTGGGTATTTCAGCATTATAAATCAGCTCAAAACCAGAGTAGAATATTTGAATCGAGGCAACCCTCTTTCCCGTCTGAGGAAGCACAAACGCACCCAGAGAGATGATGAGGATGGTGATGATGACCAGCCAGCAGTAGCTACATGTGCAAGAATCGACAGTTATGGGTGTGTTCGTTGGCAGCCAGCGGACTATCCAGATGGGGAAACATCAGCATCATTAGAGGAAAAGAAGCTTGAGATGATTGATATATTCAGCCGAGAGGGACTAAAGGGCGCTGAGAGAGGAAGGGTAGAAGACCTAATGGCAATCACTTATGCCAAACAGCGGGAATACATCAACGCAAAGCCTTCCCCAAGCATTCTGGATGTGGGTAAAGAGTGGCCATTTCTCTTTTCACAGAAGTTTTTATTGTCACACTTCACCACTCTCACCAATGTTGAACTATACACAAGACTGAATGAAGATATGGACAAAAAGGGTAAAAGACTCCTGGATTTCTTCAGTAGTCAGATTACAAAGTGGAGGAAAGAAGTAAGAGCTGTTCTGAAGGAAGCCATAAAGAAGGACCGAGAAGGATCTGATGGCCTAGCAGCGATGCTTGTGATGTTGGCACACTTCAAAGAGCAAGAGGAGTCAATTTTTCTCATTGCTGAT GAGACTACCACTCCCGCAGACGCAGAGGCCCAGCTGTCTCTCCCAGTCACTCCAAGGATCATCATGCTTG GAGAGACAATCCTGACTGCAAAAAAATGGATGCTGTCGATCGAGGGGAGGGTCGTAATCCCACCTGGTGCTCACATGGCAGACTTCACCACTGCCTTGGCCGCTCTCTTCGCCTGTTACTATGTATTCAACCTAGAGTATCAGGTGGAAGCCAGCACAACACTGGAGTTTGTTCAGAg GTTTTTAGTCAGGATTAATCCTGACTCCAACAAGTGCACTGCCAAGGAGCAGATGAGCAAGACGACTGGGAGAGTGGTGAAGCGGAAGACTTCATACATGAACCCCCATGTAATCTCCTTCATCAGGGACTTCACGGAGTTCTATTTGCTAACTGACTAG